From one Bacteroides intestinalis DSM 17393 genomic stretch:
- the rmuC gene encoding DNA recombination protein RmuC, with protein sequence MDIVFLIIGLIVGAGIGYLIAGRKSAALSAQLQATREREELLNRTVEERISREKAITTERLAEQEKSFNLRLAEQQKQWEERLKLQVEEAEALHKRMSTEFENLSNRIFKSKAEDFTKLNSEHLNNLLRPLGENLKDFREKVEQVYDKESKQRFSLEERIKDLVELNNRISEDANNLTRALKGDSKIQGNWGEMILERLLQASGLIEGEHYFRQEFLKNEQGEMLTNEESGQKMQPDIIVRYPDDREMIIDSKVSLTAYAAYNSAENKDEEARWLKAHLQSVRAHVDELSQKDYSHYDAKAPDFVMMFIPTEAAYLTAIKADTNLWEYAYKKKVVLMSPTNLISALRLSLDLWKRENQVKNVQDIIKRGTLLYEKIAGFTDTFLRIGDSLNGMQRDYDKAYNQLSDGNGSVVRQAELLRNMSLTPKKRISARLLPQEEESEEEETEPMK encoded by the coding sequence ATGGATATTGTTTTCCTGATTATCGGACTCATCGTAGGTGCCGGCATAGGTTACTTAATAGCCGGACGAAAAAGTGCTGCCCTATCCGCACAACTGCAAGCCACCCGCGAACGCGAGGAGTTACTGAATCGTACGGTAGAAGAACGGATTTCACGTGAAAAAGCCATAACAACCGAACGGCTGGCAGAGCAGGAAAAATCTTTCAATCTGAGATTGGCAGAACAACAGAAACAATGGGAAGAGCGCCTGAAATTGCAAGTAGAAGAAGCGGAAGCCTTACACAAACGTATGAGCACAGAGTTCGAAAATCTCTCCAACCGGATTTTCAAGAGTAAGGCAGAGGATTTTACTAAGCTAAATTCAGAACATCTCAACAATTTGCTCCGTCCCTTGGGAGAAAACCTAAAAGACTTCCGGGAAAAGGTGGAACAAGTGTATGACAAAGAGTCAAAACAACGTTTTTCTTTGGAAGAACGCATCAAGGATCTGGTAGAATTGAATAATCGCATCAGTGAGGATGCCAACAACCTGACCCGTGCTTTGAAAGGTGACTCCAAGATACAGGGTAACTGGGGAGAAATGATACTGGAACGCCTGTTGCAAGCCTCCGGGTTGATAGAAGGTGAACACTACTTCCGTCAGGAATTCCTAAAAAACGAGCAAGGTGAAATGCTGACCAATGAAGAAAGCGGTCAGAAAATGCAGCCGGATATTATTGTTAGGTATCCGGACGACCGGGAAATGATTATCGACTCTAAAGTGTCGCTAACTGCCTATGCTGCTTATAATTCGGCCGAAAATAAAGATGAAGAGGCACGCTGGCTAAAGGCACATCTGCAATCGGTACGAGCTCACGTCGATGAACTCAGTCAGAAGGATTACTCACATTATGACGCTAAAGCACCGGACTTTGTAATGATGTTTATTCCCACTGAAGCAGCCTATCTGACAGCCATTAAAGCGGATACTAATTTATGGGAGTATGCTTATAAAAAGAAGGTGGTATTAATGAGCCCTACCAATCTGATCAGCGCACTCCGCCTCTCTCTCGACCTCTGGAAACGGGAAAATCAAGTAAAGAACGTGCAGGATATCATCAAAAGAGGAACGTTGCTTTACGAAAAGATTGCCGGATTTACAGATACTTTCCTGCGTATCGGCGACAGTCTGAACGGGATGCAGAGAGATTATGACAAGGCATACAACCAGCTCTCTGATGGCAACGGTAGTGTGGTAAGGCAAGCAGAACTTCTGCGTAACATGAGTCTTACTCCTAAAAAACGGATATCAGCAAGGTTGCTGCCTCAGGAAGAAGAATCAGAAGAAGAGGAAACCGAACCAATGAAATAG
- the xpt gene encoding xanthine phosphoribosyltransferase produces MKILKDRILKDGKCYPGGILKVDNFINHQMDPILMKSIGVEFIRRFASTPINKIITVEASGIAPAIMVGYLLELPVVFAKKKKPSTMENMLVTSVYSFTKQRSYDVCVSEDFLRPGDRVLFIDDFLANGNAAKGIMELVKQAGAELVGMGFIIEKAFQHGGDELREQGIHVESLAIIESLDNCEIKIR; encoded by the coding sequence ATGAAAATACTGAAAGACCGTATCCTGAAGGATGGGAAATGCTACCCGGGAGGCATACTGAAAGTAGACAATTTCATCAATCACCAAATGGACCCTATTTTGATGAAATCTATCGGTGTGGAGTTTATCAGACGCTTTGCCTCTACCCCAATCAACAAAATTATCACAGTAGAGGCCAGTGGCATTGCTCCTGCCATCATGGTAGGTTATCTATTGGAACTACCCGTAGTTTTCGCCAAAAAGAAAAAGCCCAGTACCATGGAAAATATGTTGGTGACCTCTGTTTATTCTTTCACCAAACAACGCTCGTATGATGTATGTGTCAGTGAAGATTTTCTTCGTCCGGGCGACCGGGTACTCTTTATAGACGATTTCCTAGCCAATGGAAATGCAGCCAAAGGTATTATGGAGCTTGTGAAACAGGCCGGTGCCGAACTGGTAGGTATGGGCTTCATTATAGAAAAGGCTTTTCAACATGGAGGAGATGAACTGCGTGAGCAAGGTATACATGTGGAATCCCTGGCGATTATTGAAAGTCTGGATAATTGCGAAATAAAGATTAGATAA
- a CDS encoding M56 family metallopeptidase codes for MGTILFYIFESTLCLTILYLLFRLFFRKDTLFRTNRYLLLMGTVACTLLPLLQIDVPQYTTLQLPITAVRHLLTEKEVNIERKGGVDEKHLSGEANLFMTGKGEDTEENHANVIHAIPVTLLLGGCYFIGALVVLTFLLFSTVRMRRLIHSYPACNYGKYKLIICPEKIVSFSWGNMIVLSQEDYERNPGEILLHEQMHLQHRHTLDLLWMECILIFHWFNPAAWLLMRELREVHEYEADNGVINNGIDATEYQLLLVKKSVGTRLYSMACGFNHSKLKNRITMMLKRRTNNWARLKLLLFVPVAAGTLYAFARPEVKKTMGQAINTPVSVKQNSVQESELQQLEAFFERKAEDAVGGKKEYQIENPTGTFYSFFVNMNNKMMLNQELIKEYDVETLSVRLKDLLRKEYRKVANTDKKWIPGLFVRYDRGSSSTAITSYLRTIKEAYLQVRGEISKELGGVSEARLDSLLPIFVSFGEPKVYSSKYKTASDVFLPIEVSLYPRGGISAVIKNPSLQELELKLKDYKTIANSVGLSVGLKFDKDVTMGIVQDVKEVIRKTLSDK; via the coding sequence ATGGGAACTATATTGTTTTATATATTTGAGTCTACCTTATGCCTGACAATCCTGTACCTTCTGTTCAGATTGTTTTTCAGGAAAGATACGCTGTTTCGTACGAACCGTTATTTACTGTTGATGGGAACAGTGGCATGCACATTACTCCCATTGCTGCAAATAGATGTTCCTCAATATACAACTTTGCAGTTGCCGATAACTGCCGTAAGACATTTATTGACTGAAAAAGAAGTGAATATTGAAAGAAAAGGAGGCGTTGATGAAAAACATTTGTCAGGAGAAGCAAACCTTTTTATGACAGGGAAAGGAGAGGATACAGAAGAAAATCATGCCAATGTGATTCATGCTATCCCTGTGACTTTACTGTTAGGTGGTTGTTATTTTATTGGAGCTTTGGTTGTACTTACCTTTCTTTTGTTTTCTACTGTCCGTATGCGCCGGCTCATTCATAGTTACCCCGCCTGTAATTATGGGAAATATAAATTGATTATCTGCCCTGAGAAGATCGTTTCTTTCAGTTGGGGGAATATGATTGTTCTGTCACAAGAAGATTATGAACGGAATCCCGGAGAAATCTTGTTGCATGAACAAATGCACCTGCAACATAGGCATACATTGGATTTACTTTGGATGGAATGTATCCTGATATTCCATTGGTTCAATCCTGCCGCATGGCTCCTGATGCGTGAACTTCGTGAAGTGCACGAGTATGAAGCCGATAATGGCGTTATTAATAATGGCATCGATGCAACAGAATATCAACTTTTGTTAGTGAAAAAATCCGTAGGTACAAGGCTCTACTCTATGGCTTGTGGATTCAATCACAGCAAACTTAAAAATCGTATCACTATGATGTTAAAAAGAAGAACAAACAATTGGGCACGTTTGAAGCTATTGCTTTTTGTGCCTGTAGCTGCTGGGACGCTTTATGCTTTTGCGCGACCAGAAGTGAAGAAAACAATGGGACAGGCGATAAACACGCCTGTGAGTGTGAAACAAAATTCGGTTCAGGAGAGCGAATTGCAACAGTTGGAAGCATTTTTCGAGCGTAAGGCAGAAGATGCTGTGGGTGGAAAGAAGGAGTATCAGATTGAAAACCCGACGGGAACTTTTTATAGTTTCTTTGTGAACATGAATAATAAGATGATGCTGAATCAGGAGTTGATTAAGGAATATGATGTGGAAACCTTGTCAGTCCGCCTTAAGGATCTCTTGAGGAAAGAGTATCGGAAAGTTGCGAATACGGACAAAAAATGGATTCCCGGCTTATTTGTAAGGTACGACCGTGGTTCATCATCCACTGCTATCACTTCTTATCTGCGTACCATAAAAGAGGCTTATCTACAAGTTCGTGGAGAAATTTCCAAAGAATTGGGCGGAGTTTCCGAGGCTCGTTTGGATAGTTTGCTTCCTATATTCGTTTCTTTTGGAGAACCTAAGGTTTACAGTTCTAAATATAAGACGGCTTCGGATGTATTTTTACCTATAGAAGTATCTTTGTATCCGAGAGGAGGTATAAGCGCAGTGATAAAGAATCCTTCTCTTCAGGAATTGGAATTAAAGCTAAAGGATTACAAAACGATTGCCAATAGCGTTGGATTATCAGTGGGACTGAAGTTTGATAAAGATGTAACTATGGGAATAGTGCAAGATGTGAAAGAAGTTATTCGGAAAACTTTATCCGATAAATAA
- a CDS encoding BlaI/MecI/CopY family transcriptional regulator: MKRLTAKEEEIMQMFWEHGPMFVRELLAFYEEPKPHYNTVSTLVRGLEDKGFVKYRAYGNTYQYYAVVSDKEYKRSALNDVVAQYYNNSYTNVVSAFIEEEGMSVDELKALIAEIESKKSSR, translated from the coding sequence ATGAAACGATTAACTGCCAAAGAAGAAGAGATCATGCAAATGTTCTGGGAACATGGTCCGATGTTTGTTCGTGAATTGTTGGCCTTTTATGAGGAGCCTAAACCACATTATAATACCGTATCTACCTTGGTGAGAGGGCTGGAGGACAAAGGATTTGTGAAATACAGGGCTTATGGTAATACGTATCAGTATTATGCGGTTGTTTCCGACAAAGAATATAAGCGTTCTGCACTGAATGATGTGGTGGCTCAATACTATAATAACTCTTATACCAATGTCGTATCTGCATTTATTGAAGAAGAAGGTATGTCGGTAGACGAGTTAAAAGCGTTGATCGCGGAAATAGAAAGTAAAAAGTCGAGCAGATAG